A section of the Ictalurus punctatus breed USDA103 chromosome 8, Coco_2.0, whole genome shotgun sequence genome encodes:
- the LOC108269177 gene encoding transmembrane protein 182 isoform X1: protein MKIGVAALVGGLLGVPGFLCFLLAFGTDYWLLAHEDCVFKQPRTTTYSVAQINSTEASEVEDPNRSFLTLHHEGFFWRCLFQHDSTQHLLLAVLFTNQPRSKECIQGYLFPLPVAVGPVPHNIYDATAVFRGFWTVLIILAVVASVTGGFLLVCAVPFISQKLYRVGGAFLITAGCLFLVLVGLFILWKELVDVRQYILQERGRACPDAHLEAQYGWSFIVAVAGIPLILLSGLLFYCIGRYLQRDI from the exons ATGAAGATTGGGGTTGCTGCTCTGGTTGGGGGTTTGCTTGGGGTTCCAGGGTTTCTGTGTTTCTTGTTGGCATTCGGTACGGATTACTGGCTCCTAGCGCATGAGGACTGCGTGTTCAAGCAACCGAGGACAACGACGTACTCTGTAGCTCAGATCAACAGCACAGAG GCCTCAGAGGTGGAAGATCCGAACCGTTCCTTTCTCACTCTCCATCATGAGGGATTTTTCTGGCGCTGTCTATTCCAGCATGACTCCACCCAACATTTATTACTGGCTGTTCTATTCA CTAACCAGCCAAGATCGAAAGAATGTATACAAGGATACCTGTTCCCCCTGCCTGTTGCAGTTGGACCTGTTCCTCATAATATTTATGATGCGACTGCAG TATTCCGTGGATTCTGGACCGTGCTCATAATCCTGGCCGTTGTAGCTAGCGTGACCGGGGGCTTCCTGCTAGTCTGCGCAGTTCCCTTCATCAGCCAGAAACTCTACCGTGTGGGTGGTGCGTTTCTCATCACAGCAG GATGTCTGTTCCTGGTGCTGGTGGGTCTGTTTATATTGTGGAAGGAGCTGGTCGATGTGAGACAATATATTCTACAGGAGAGAGGAAGGGCTTGCCCTGATGCCCATCTGGAAGCACAGTATGGCTGGTCCTTCATTGTTGCAGTGGCTGGTATCCCTTTGATACTTCTCTCTGGTCTTCTTTTCTATTGCATAGGAAGATATCTCCAAAGGGACATTTAG
- the LOC108269177 gene encoding transmembrane protein 182 isoform X2, giving the protein MKIGVAALVGGLLGVPGFLCFLLAFGTDYWLLAHEDCVFKQPRTTTYSVAQINSTEASEVEDPNRSFLTLHHEGFFWRCLFQHDSTQHLLLAVLFIFRGFWTVLIILAVVASVTGGFLLVCAVPFISQKLYRVGGAFLITAGCLFLVLVGLFILWKELVDVRQYILQERGRACPDAHLEAQYGWSFIVAVAGIPLILLSGLLFYCIGRYLQRDI; this is encoded by the exons ATGAAGATTGGGGTTGCTGCTCTGGTTGGGGGTTTGCTTGGGGTTCCAGGGTTTCTGTGTTTCTTGTTGGCATTCGGTACGGATTACTGGCTCCTAGCGCATGAGGACTGCGTGTTCAAGCAACCGAGGACAACGACGTACTCTGTAGCTCAGATCAACAGCACAGAG GCCTCAGAGGTGGAAGATCCGAACCGTTCCTTTCTCACTCTCCATCATGAGGGATTTTTCTGGCGCTGTCTATTCCAGCATGACTCCACCCAACATTTATTACTGGCTGTTCTATTCA TATTCCGTGGATTCTGGACCGTGCTCATAATCCTGGCCGTTGTAGCTAGCGTGACCGGGGGCTTCCTGCTAGTCTGCGCAGTTCCCTTCATCAGCCAGAAACTCTACCGTGTGGGTGGTGCGTTTCTCATCACAGCAG GATGTCTGTTCCTGGTGCTGGTGGGTCTGTTTATATTGTGGAAGGAGCTGGTCGATGTGAGACAATATATTCTACAGGAGAGAGGAAGGGCTTGCCCTGATGCCCATCTGGAAGCACAGTATGGCTGGTCCTTCATTGTTGCAGTGGCTGGTATCCCTTTGATACTTCTCTCTGGTCTTCTTTTCTATTGCATAGGAAGATATCTCCAAAGGGACATTTAG
- the LOC108269176 gene encoding uncharacterized protein LOC108269176 isoform X2: MLGESFILMLNYREEAICSPDMTSFSPSADCVHETHTLAQVKGRDVRPVQKLSKAKVPYNRPDLYISNHDGKPFVSPSQPEESNTILDKLSLDLQLNSITESKKVHPLSTKPQEWHINSIPQQLHVIPVSVPLKQDDITDDGYLVMDSSIMLNGEPPTNSMLNGYLDKKLQEVYSQYLQERLTCPGSSPGCSLLPPFQPTSLIQLSQPLNMDSSLEPETRQCQGAVSQRASSNFSSPVLRISNAE, translated from the exons ATGCTGGGAGAGAGCTTCATACTCATGTTAAACTACAGAGAGGAGGCTATATGCTCTCCAGACATGACATCATTCTCTCCTTCTGCTGATTGTGTTCATGAGACCCACACACTTGCACAGGTTAAAG GCAGAGATGTCAGGCCTGTGCAGAAACTGTCTAAGGCCAAAGTTCCTTACAACAGACCTGATCTCTACATCTCAAATCATGATGGAAAGCCCTTTGTAAGCCCGAGTCAACCGGAGGAGTCTAATACTATCTTGGACAAGCTGTCTTTAGACCTGCAACTGAATAGCATCACAGAGAGCAAAAAGGTTCACCCTCTTTCTACAAAACCACAAGAATGGCACATTAACTCCATCCCCCAGCAGCTTCACGTCATACCAGTGTCAGTCCCCCTCAAGcaggatgacatcactgatGATGGCTACCTTGTCATGGACAGCAGCATTATGCTCAATGGGGAGCCACCAACTAACTCCATGCTGAACGGTTACCTGGACAAGAAGCTCCAAGAAGTTTATAGCCAGTACTTGCAGGAGAGGCTGACGTGTCCTGGATCTTCTCCAGGTTGCAGCCTGCTCCCTCCCTTCCAGCCGACCAGTCTTATTCAGCTCAGCCAACCACTAAACATGGACTCAAGTCTGGAACCAGAGACTAGACAATGTCAGGGAGCCGTCAGTCAGCGGGCCAGCTCCAACTTCAGCTCCCCAGTACTGCGCATTTCTAATGCAGAATAG
- the LOC108269176 gene encoding uncharacterized protein LOC108269176 isoform X1 encodes MLGESFILMLNYREEAICSPDMTSFSPSADCVHETHTLAQVKDTLSLEPGRDVRPVQKLSKAKVPYNRPDLYISNHDGKPFVSPSQPEESNTILDKLSLDLQLNSITESKKVHPLSTKPQEWHINSIPQQLHVIPVSVPLKQDDITDDGYLVMDSSIMLNGEPPTNSMLNGYLDKKLQEVYSQYLQERLTCPGSSPGCSLLPPFQPTSLIQLSQPLNMDSSLEPETRQCQGAVSQRASSNFSSPVLRISNAE; translated from the exons ATGCTGGGAGAGAGCTTCATACTCATGTTAAACTACAGAGAGGAGGCTATATGCTCTCCAGACATGACATCATTCTCTCCTTCTGCTGATTGTGTTCATGAGACCCACACACTTGCACAGGTTAAAG ACACATTATCTCTTGAGCCAGGCAGAGATGTCAGGCCTGTGCAGAAACTGTCTAAGGCCAAAGTTCCTTACAACAGACCTGATCTCTACATCTCAAATCATGATGGAAAGCCCTTTGTAAGCCCGAGTCAACCGGAGGAGTCTAATACTATCTTGGACAAGCTGTCTTTAGACCTGCAACTGAATAGCATCACAGAGAGCAAAAAGGTTCACCCTCTTTCTACAAAACCACAAGAATGGCACATTAACTCCATCCCCCAGCAGCTTCACGTCATACCAGTGTCAGTCCCCCTCAAGcaggatgacatcactgatGATGGCTACCTTGTCATGGACAGCAGCATTATGCTCAATGGGGAGCCACCAACTAACTCCATGCTGAACGGTTACCTGGACAAGAAGCTCCAAGAAGTTTATAGCCAGTACTTGCAGGAGAGGCTGACGTGTCCTGGATCTTCTCCAGGTTGCAGCCTGCTCCCTCCCTTCCAGCCGACCAGTCTTATTCAGCTCAGCCAACCACTAAACATGGACTCAAGTCTGGAACCAGAGACTAGACAATGTCAGGGAGCCGTCAGTCAGCGGGCCAGCTCCAACTTCAGCTCCCCAGTACTGCGCATTTCTAATGCAGAATAG